atgatattttaatggattttaaggtgttaaaatactcttattatgaacatggtattagataaacTTTTGATCAtcgaaaataattaataacatcatattataatatctccaacaagatttggccagaatatagttagtttggaatttttcatgatttttgagtaatcgttaaattgtttattggTAAATctgaaatagtaaaatataaaataattaccaaataaagacatttgaacttgaaatttttatcatatactcatatggacagtaacTAATATTGGTAAAATTTTGGGAAGATTTTGTTGACGTTTAAGGACCTTAGTAAGTTTTattcggttattaataatcggtaaggtagaaaacggtaaaatataaaataaatactagatgacagacatgaaaattttatgagatacttatataaacattaaatacattataaattttatatggattttcatgaccataaaatataaatggacttaaataaattctatttgttttatcgataaaataacgatattaattattaaaaataccctatgtgatttttaatggttatttaaaaaattttatcccttaaaatattttctggaacatcatagaatttttatattatttttttcaaactcaaataattttaaaccgattttattttatttatcgataaaatgcctatacaaaataataaaatatcatacatgacttttataaatttaaatggcctaataaatgtgttatatgacttctagaagtttgatattattttatgaagctaactattaattatttactaatttataaaattaatggaaattatttatttattaaaaggtgtaatattgataattaaattgaaGTAAAAATAGATATATTTCAAAAAAGTTATAATTGTAtcaataacctactgcctcatagtataaaataagtttaacttagatggtttataaattttatggatttagaCATCATTTAAATAACGATAAATTcctaaattgtcgaaaatagtaaaatcgttataaattggcataaccaattataattcgatgggacaaccttaaaatcattttaaataaggtattacaatgacttgattaatttgggccttgttggagacttaatatgtattttgtaaatcaattatcgattgtATTACTGGCAAAACTATcttgtatttaagaaaatagtgttttatagacttatgaacaatattctagttgttttgaatgaatttcaaaactcttttaagttatatataCTTTAAGAatgattgaaacgaaacattttaatGGTTTCCTTGAAAattcgtattgaactttaatcattttttgttacgatgcatttccatacatgctagtgatgccccaatataatacaaaggttacaTTTGATGATTATGCTAatcatgttttacccatgtgagAAAAatcatgatttgattttgctatgttgcaaataaagtatgttttgctatgttgcaaataaaaaatgtttatcatatggaaaagttaatatttttgacttttcaaatgctattgaaattacaagatatatattatatacaaaaatattttatcctaaatggcgggtacatatgccacagcaaatgttgtgtgcatgattaaacggctcaccaatgctgagcgcgtattgttcacaataccattgtatTACACTtaccggacatgtcgcggacggtaaaCCAACTACCAACCGAGTCATAGGATGACTCACAAAGTACCCATGCAAACTTATAATTTGAGTTTGAAGTTAATTCGGATCCATTGagattttatgatttatgatgaaaaatgagaacttGGAATTATTATGAAACCATTGAATTGAATTTGAATGatgatatgatttatcaaatgaaaaaagcatctttcaaaatgaatttactcaaaccAAAATGTTTTAACAACTTGTTTCACGGTCACTAGTGTGTTATACTCAGTCTTTTGTTGATACTATGCTTTCTAAGTTTTCCAatggtttttgtttttagaaTAAACCCTTATGGCATCTCAACGGAAAAGTGATATGTGAGCGAATGATGAACTTGATTTGGAGTTTGattcccttttgtttagatGTCTTTATTGTATCTAGGAGAGTATTAGTACAGTTGTTTAGATTTGGACTATTTTAAAGATGTAATTCGAACTTCAGACTTATtttgatttggttgtaattttcctttattttggacAACTAAGATTtctgttatattgctttggttttggtacaagtattttacttggacattggtttaacctttaagtaaccccttaattgtgctGGCAAAAGTGAGCTTttgcttgattaatactaaattccaattagtcTTTGCCTTCATAATTTAAGGCGGTTACATAATACAAGAAGGCGATGTCTCTACAGCAGAGCTAACCTGAAAATGGATCTATCTCCCGTAAGGGATATGCCCCATTAAAGACTgtcaacaattaaattattgagtaatccaacaaactatttcatttatatacaagtcattaacaaacattttcAATTTAATCTTTTGATTATTTGGTAACTCCTTATGaaacattaatttatcaaaataactCTTTTAAAAGCACCGTTTGGTATCGAAATAAATACGGTTCATCGCGAATAAAAATACGGCTAAagctttacaagttaatagcgaaataaTATGGCAAATGAAACGTGATTTcattgcgaaacaaacaaaactttatataccaaacgtgtttattcaaaactcattaaaacaataatgaacaacagcttaaaacgtgggaatataatggaccgtcaggaagtaggcttgatctaaatcctgagaacacgggtgattgTCATCACCAAAAATACGACTCTTGCAAGAATGAAACGAAAATCGGGGGCttgagaccgatccgaataaccattacctattatcaagctataagatttcacaataatccagATATAAATATTCGTTGCCAATTCCAAAAAAAACGAACATTTTTCAATGTTGAACATTTCaataattcaattaattttctttgaaatcaacaatcatacctcattttcataatacaatatttcaagactcgtattttataagttagtaacatacaaaacatgcttttgtaatctctttaaataaatacaatattaacatattttttaatcaaatataatttttatcatgattaattattattaaaatcattttacaatactaataatattattacataaacAAAGCAATCAAATCAATATTTTTCCATCACAAATACCTTATGTACATCAACTTTAAACTCCAAAAGATGATAATCCAAACTCCTTTTTGCATCACCATCAATAATACTCGACAAATCCATACCATCCATAATTACTcaataaacaaacataaaatAACCCTAAATACTTGATTAAAGGAATACCCAATTGAAATCTcaatttgaacaattaatctcataattgatTATTCTCAATTTTTATGACAGTCTGTTtatattttggacataactctctcatacgaataTATTATGGGGCGATTCAACTGCCCACGCGAACGCGACttgaagctctacaaatcttatgAAGACACCAGAAACCAGAAAAGGCCAGAAGAGGCTCGAAATCATCCAAGAACAGAGAGGACAAAATAAGTGAACTTTGCTCTTAAACtttaaacatgaattaaatcCCGAATTGAAACCATCAATTAAatactaaaccacttgaattagaATTCAAAGATAACCCAAGACTTGATAAGAAACTTAAAATACTCAATTAACACTAATCAATCAACTAGAACAAATTGCACTCAAACCCTAACTTCTAACAAAAGAGGGGTTTCGAATTTGAGGGTGTATCTAACGAATTTCAAATTTAGTAGAGTACAAATGTAGTAGAATTGCTAAAAATTTGCAGAATTCGGATAGCTTAAAAGTGTTGTAGAGATTTGAGATGGAACTTTGATCTTGAATAGTGATGAGAAGGTTATAAAGCATAGTAAAATAAATACTGTTTTTGTGTTTAATGAAATGAAATGTCATATTTCTTTGAAGGCTAAAGAGTAAGACACATAGACCTTGTATGTATCTGACAAGGAATCACTTAAGTAATTATATACTATATTTTACAACACCTCAACATGACACACccaaaatatatactatattttacattttatcctaatttatgaaatatatttgactaaaataaatattataggtaaaataaaatagtctcacaaattttttactttattcaAACGtcactttaaataaaataaagagaacTTTAAATATGagtcaaaataattaataaaaaatttttcatctctaaaatattattataccCGATCTTCATCGTATAACTAACTTTAATCCCAAATCAAATACAACTAATACCCAAAGATAATTGAAAAATTTACTCAGTCCAAATAAAATATCGTATTTAAGATTTAATAATCCCAATcatacttaattaattataataaattaaacggCTAATTTAAGGGCTATTTCACTTTGTTTGTAGTACAAACGTGGTATGACATCATTATAAAATTACACTATGCTAATTtgtcactttttattaattatattctcgattaattttatatcttttattttagtggagctaaaaatttataattttttattttggattataatggattaaaataaaaatttataattttttatatttattttgattataatgAACTAAAACTTTGATGTAACTCAACACTTTTCGCTACTTTAAAGATAAGCACTTAACAAATAACTTAATCGATAGGAAAGCACAAGTTGAACATCATCCTTAAATAACGTTTTAGTTAATTTTTGGTTTTGGCTTATACTTGATCTAATAGCTTAAAATTGTTGATTCACTTTTTAACTTCTAATTAACAAAcaattaattttatcaattattttctAAACTTTGATTTCCTCTTAACATGTTATTTCACTTTTCAAcaattaattttatcaattattttcttaaaataaatagCCTGAAcaataaaaagataataaattATACCAACTAATTTAACAAGTCAACTGAATCAGCTACCAACTACTATCACTTTCCAATTCACAACAAAAGacttgaattattttcaaacaCATATATAGCCAAAAAtccaaaatcaataattatctACTacgaacacaaaaaaaaatcgCAAACTTGGATACAAATTCGTCTGAACCATTACTCGAGAGAAGGTAACGAACTAAAAAAACGAGCAATCAGCGGATCACCCAAGGACGAGAACCTAGAATTTGCCTTTGAAATGGGTGTCCACAAGAGTAGAGCAGGCAGATGTTTCACCTTTCAGAACAATCAACTCATAGTGATACTTCATATGAACAAGAAAAATCAGTAGCCCTTATGCTCGAAATTCCGATATACCCAGTACTTTAAACATTAGAAACAAAACATTGCGAACGATTGATAGGATAATAATATCCAAAGTTAAGCATGTTAATCTTCACTATCAGAACTTTCATAAGCTAATCCTAGTAAGGATTTCACACTTTCATCTCCCTTTTCTCGTATTATTTGAGAACCCCCTTCTTTTTTATTTAGATCTTCAACCTTGTGGTTTGATGATGCAATTTCAGTTACCTCGGTTCTTGACTGATTATCGCCAGATGGGCTTGAGAGTTTTGGTCGCTTCGGTTTTATCTCTACTACCTTCTTTAGCAGGTCTTGCTGTCTACAAACATCGCACAGACATATTAGATTCAAATCATTTATCACAACAGATACAATAATAGCCGGAGAAAGTATTTGCTATCTGGACATCTTCCTATGGTATAACTAGGTTAAAATACTTGGTGATTTAAAAATGGCAATGAATTAATCAAGTATGTGCTGTTTCATTTTATCAGTAGATGACGTAAATTGTCATTCATTAATCAACAAGGATGTGCTTTTATCAGGcaaatcaaaatttcaaaaaaaaaaaaaaaaaaaacacagtaCACAGCCCTAATGGCTGATGCTATAGTAGCTCCGGCCTAGACAGGGTAAGAGAGGATATGGAGAATTTTATAGTAGAAGACAAACAGTATACTGCGGCCATGGGTAGTGGATTACCTCAGTTCAATATTGAAAACGACTCTACGAGAACATAGGTACTATACCTTGCTCTGATCTTACTTAGCATACACAACAACATTTCAAACCATGTGCACGAATTTTCTAGAAgaaaaatactaatactaacaTATTTATGCTTGCACAAACGCTCACTTTTcaattaatttacaattttattttggttGTTGTTCTAGGTAAAGGGCTTGATCTTTAGGATATAGTAGTTGGAGAAATTACATGACTTACGTAGTTACATCTCCACAACCAATTTATACGATTAACTGTTTTTTATAACAATTTATACTAGAAATTGATGTACCTTATTCCACTTTTTGGCTTGGGCTCAACTCGAAGAGACAAGGGAGCAGGTGCAGGTGATGAATCTGCCAAAGTTGCAGCTCTGTAAAAAGTGGTTAAGGCAGACTGTAATCCAGCTTTGTTCAACATGTCAGAGATATATTACATTCATAGCAGAGGAAGGTAAAAAGAAGATGACTAGCAAAACAGTTCCTCACTTGTCACTGACATAACATTAGATGAACAAGGATGTACAGTTTCCAAATACCATAAAAAAGAAAGGGTAAACGTCAAACTATTAGACAATATCTAACATAAAGAAATGACATCCTAACCCCTTTTGCCTCTAACCATGCCAATTTTACTTCCACCTTTCAATAAATTACAAAAGGACATATGTCAATTTGCATCTTTTTAGATAAGAAAAGCTATCATTAAACCACTTCATAAGAAAATGAAACGcctaaaccctaaaaagaaAGGGGATGAAAAGTTCAGCATATGCCATCAAAATGACACAAAACCTTTTAGAAGTGCAGTAACCtagttctgtttagatctgctCAAaacaaacttgaaaaaaaaggCTCAACACAATATAACTAGACATAATTTCATCCAGTATTCATGTCCTTGGATATACTTTGAGCACCTATGCCCCTTGCAAGGGCCATAACCTTTTCATACCCATTATCCTGAACAACTAATTGCTATTTGCTACCAACAAATTCAGATTAACATGGCATCAGAGTCGCTAAAGAACATATATTTAGGATTCAACCAAACTTGTTATACTCACTAGTAAAAAAGTTGCCAAAACACTGATGTTGTAAAACAAAAAAGCTATATAGATAAATCTATATTGAATTCCTACAATACGGACCCGCCACACCATCATTGAGCAACAATCAACACGAGTACCACATTTAAGACATTTACTACAAGAATCTTTGGAAAATTGGGTATAAAAGGTCAGGCAAAATTGAGTGAAATTTGTAGGCAAGAAGGATGAGCTATGCCAACAGCATAGCCTAAGCTGGAAATTTGCAGGCGTTTCATGTTCAACAAGGCATTTAGCAATTTTTCCTGTCTTATGATATTGTTGTAATCTAACTCATAatgatcagaaaaaaaaaaaaaaacaaaggataTCTTGAAAGCTTGAAATGCTCTTTTCTCAGTACGACGTAAAAGGCGCTCCGCATCTTCCTCAGCTTCCATCTGCTCCTTTAGATAAAGAAGGTCGTCACTGTCCAATGCTGCATCAAAAAACTCAACAGATTCCCGGATATTAAGCTTTCAACAGCCAGCATCAAAAGGGAAAATAATTCCCATCACATAATCTAGGAGTAAATATTTCTAGCCTACAAGCCTATCACATGGATAGACAGAAgaaaagtaagaaaaattaccgCCTCTTCCATGAAGGTAGCCTCCACGTTCTCCAGCAACTTCTTGCATCTGCTTTGTCAATCATCCGAAAGAAAAGCCAGGATCCCTGTCAGGGCATGTTATCAGAAAACGTCTGGTATTTCATTTAATCAATAGAACTCTTTAGAATTAGTTTAGAATATTTGAGCACACTCcattcaacaaaaaatttacttttcCCACAACTCCTAAGAAATTATGGTTCCCTCATGAAGTCATACTAGCAAATGTAGACTTGGTATCAATAAGACATCCCTCACAAAATCATATTAGCAAGTGTAGACTTGGGTATCCACAATACTTGGTGATTACTACAACCCCTACTATTAGAACCCTCCCAGAGCAGGTTAGCAAGACTTTTCATAGAGGACCCAAGTGACCACAATATAGCAATAATGACAAATACCAATCGTCAGAAACAAGCTACAAAAGACAACTAGAATAATGTTAGGACACAAGACAAAAGACAACTAGATTACAATCACATAGAAGCATAGAAATTTTGAGTTGGTTGCCTTTTGGAGCAAAGCACCACAAGTGTTCACTTAAATCTAAAGCATCAAATCTAATTATGAAATCCTAGCCACTAGttttcttattaaatttaaaacacTCACAACACACAATAATGTCAAAGCCATAACTTCAAAATGGAGTCAGCCACATAAACCAATGAAAATCAACATATTAATCATCGCAAACAAAGATTATACTTTAATCAACCTATCTGTGATAGTGCTTTtcaatgaagaaaaataattaaaaatcattgaaatgcatataaattattaaaataagcaAGTCACCTaacaaattatgaaattttggaaGAAACTACTAAGTTGCTTAAAAGTAACCACCAAACTTTAAACTTTATAGGAATTGTGTTTAATAAGGCCAAATGTGTTTGTGTTATTAGGTCTAACTTTGAGTATCAATTTTTTAGTGGAAAGCTATGCataataaaactttttttaaaatattaattaaaagtacaatctaaaatctttttaaaatgGTATCCCCTTCCACCCATGAGAATCCACCTGCGAACACCAATTGGACCACCAACTTGCCCCGTCCCTTCTCCCCATAGCCAATAATGATGTTGTCAAAGCTTTCCCCGACAACTGACATAGTTGCCGAATCTTTCCTCTCCTCTATAGCCATAAACACTTCGAGTCTTCGACCAAGGATTCTCAAGCAAAGAATTCAATACTGGTGAGTTCAAGCTTCTTCAAAAATCCTTAGAGGATGTTTGGTTCTGTAATATACATGGATATTGCACCAGATAGGAATCGCCCAAAAACTTATTACTTGTTTTGCTTACATATTTCGCAACTCTCAAACTAGAGCGTCCAAAACCTGAAAGTCAAGGTTTTCTCAAATCCAAGTAGGTTGCATACAACCTTAAAATCAACCCAATTAGAACATCAAATAATAAAAAGCAAACATATTTGTGCTATATAGCAAGCACCACAAAATATGTCATGCCCATCCCTATGGTTGCACTTGAACAAATTAATAGGAGGATAAAGGAGTCATCATCATTGTCGATAGAGCAAGCACACATTGCATATGGGAGAAAGATTAGGTCTATGGATCCACGAGCATATCTAGCATGGGATTGCAACTTGGAGCATTTTTTTCAGATGcgaaaaaatttttaaactttCCAATCATGTGGAAACATAGTTTATCATGAAACAAGCT
This genomic stretch from Amaranthus tricolor cultivar Red isolate AtriRed21 chromosome 9, ASM2621246v1, whole genome shotgun sequence harbors:
- the LOC130824379 gene encoding uncharacterized protein LOC130824379; this encodes MAGREVREYTNLTDPKDKKWGKGKDRTDDEDITFQRMVAKMQEVAGERGGYLHGRGALDSDDLLYLKEQMEAEEDAERLLRRTEKRAFQAFKRAATLADSSPAPAPLSLRVEPKPKSGIRQQDLLKKVVEIKPKRPKLSSPSGDNQSRTEVTEIASSNHKVEDLNKKEGGSQIIREKGDESVKSLLGLAYESSDSED